In Choloepus didactylus isolate mChoDid1 chromosome X, mChoDid1.pri, whole genome shotgun sequence, a genomic segment contains:
- the LOC119523479 gene encoding protein NYNRIN-like: MAKEAALKPVGPLQVLPLLPPRVLKTAPTYSDSDIHLSQVLQARDDSKGWKVLPDSRILLPEALGRDLILQTHQSTHLGGTKLAELLRTDFYIPKLFQVAKEVSRRCHVCAQVNPSHVSTPATPGHRLRGQLPGEQWEIDFTELPPGPGGYKYLLVLVDTFSGWVEAYPTRSESAQVVAKKLLAEIIPRFGLPVTMGSDNGLAFIAQVTQNLVKALGIEWKLHCIYRPQSSGQVERMNRTLKETLTKLKLETGRNWVSLLPFALLKARCTPYVKGITPYEAMFGRPPPLLSKLGEEQLASLSNSELLKSLQALHCNSKSIHHTVRNHHSKPDAVEEETPTAEPGDLVWIKKRHPSSLEARWAGPYQVILSTPTAVKVAGKRFWIHHSQIKRADSDQNAEWVVQKTSDPLKLRLRRRTPLC, from the coding sequence ATGGCCAAAGAAGCggccctaaaaccagtggggcccCTTCAAGTCTTGCCCCTCCTACCACCCCGGGTACTAAAAACTGCCCCAACTTACTCAGACTCTGACATTCATCTAAGTCAAGTGCTCCAAGCTAGAGATGATTCAAAAGGGTGGAAAGTTCTCCCCGACTCTAGAATCCTCCTACCAGAAGCACTGGGAAGAGACTTAATTTTACAAACACATCAGAGTACACACTTAGGGGGGACAAAATTAGCTGAATTGCTAAGAACTGActtttacatacctaagctttttcaggtagcaaaaGAGGTAAGCAGAAGATGCCACGTCTGCGCTCAAGTCAACccaagtcatgtaagtacccctgCTACCCCAGGTCACCGCCTAAGAGGTCAGCTCCCAGGAGAGCAATGGGAAATAGACTTCACGGAACTGCCTCCTGGACCAGGAGGATACAAGTACTTACTTGTGctggtggacaccttctcagGATGGGTTGAGGCCTACCCAACTCGGTCAGAGTCAGCCCAGGTAGTAGCTAAAAAATTATTAGCTGAAATTATCCCTCGGTTTGGCCTACCGGTAAcaatggggtctgacaatggtctggcttttatagcccaagttaCCCAGAATTTGGTAAAAGCATTAGGAATCGAATGGAAACTACACTGCATCTATAGACCGCAAAGCTCAGGGCAGGTAGAAAGGATGAATCGGACACTTAAggaaaccctcaccaaacttaaaCTAGAGACTGGCAGAAACTGGGTGAGCCTCCTTCCGTTTGCCTTGCTCAAAGCTAGGTGCAccccttatgtaaaaggtattactcCATATGAAGCCATGTTTGGCAGGCCACCCCCGCTCCTCTCCAAGTTAGGGGAGGAGCAGCTTGCCTCCCTGTCTAACTCTGAACTTCTCAAGTCCCTACAGGCTTTACACTGCAACTCCAAAAGCATCCACCACACCGTCCGCAACCACCACTCAAAACCTGACGCCGTGGAAGAAGAAACCCCTACTGCTGAACCTGGGGACTTGGTGTGGATCAAGAAAAGACACCCCTCCTCCCTCGAAGCACGCTGGGCTGGACCTTATCAGGTGATTCTAAGCACACCGACTGCCGTGAAAGTCGCAggtaaaagattttggatacatcACTCACAAATTAAGAGGGCAGACTCCGACCAGAACGCGGAATGGGTTGTACAGAAAACATCAGATCCCTTAAAACTGCGGCTGCGGCGACGTACGCCATTATGCTAA